A part of Paenibacillus donghaensis genomic DNA contains:
- a CDS encoding GNAT family N-acetyltransferase encodes MQLTFYNHLQGIYIAPLELKDAGSLLRLRVENRSSHQRYEPLREEDYYTLASQEELIRQRMSDAEQDRGYMFGIFLLEGELIGQITLSNIVRGVGQFADLGYVMDQRHQGNGYMSAAVALALDFAFRALALHRVQAAILLHNDASRRVLEKNGFQAEGIARRFIRINGGWQDHRTYAILADDI; translated from the coding sequence ATGCAACTAACCTTCTATAACCATCTGCAAGGCATTTATATTGCTCCCCTGGAGCTGAAGGACGCCGGCAGCCTGCTCCGCTTGCGTGTAGAGAACCGGAGCTCCCATCAAAGATATGAACCTCTGCGTGAGGAGGACTATTACACCCTGGCCAGCCAGGAGGAACTGATCCGGCAGCGCATGTCGGATGCCGAGCAGGACAGGGGCTACATGTTCGGGATTTTTCTGCTGGAGGGTGAGCTAATTGGACAAATCACCCTCTCCAATATTGTCCGAGGTGTTGGCCAGTTTGCTGATTTGGGTTATGTTATGGATCAGCGCCACCAGGGAAACGGCTATATGAGCGCAGCCGTAGCGCTTGCTCTGGATTTTGCCTTCCGAGCGCTTGCACTGCACAGAGTCCAGGCAGCCATTCTGCTGCATAATGACGCCTCCCGCCGGGTGCTGGAGAAGAACGGTTTCCAGGCTGAAGGCATAGCCCGCCGGTTCATCCGAATTAATGGAGGATGGCAGGACCACCGGACATATGCCATACTGGCAGACGATATTTAA
- the tadA gene encoding tRNA adenosine(34) deaminase TadA: protein MRNTLDYSLVDEQAIHEFWMKQAILEANNAEALGEVPIGAVIVRHGEIIGRGYNLRETTQDSTAHAEMVAIREASNHLQSWRLLDCQMYVTLEPCPMCAGAIIQSRVPLVVYGTTDPKAGCAGTLMNLLEEPRFNHRTEVIRSVLQEECAGLLTSFFRKLRQKPQI from the coding sequence TTGAGAAATACGTTGGATTATTCTTTGGTGGATGAGCAAGCCATTCATGAATTCTGGATGAAGCAAGCCATTCTTGAAGCAAATAACGCCGAGGCGCTCGGCGAGGTGCCGATTGGTGCGGTCATTGTAAGGCATGGCGAGATTATCGGGCGGGGCTATAATCTGCGTGAGACTACTCAGGATTCCACTGCACATGCAGAGATGGTCGCCATCCGCGAGGCCAGCAATCACCTGCAGTCCTGGCGGCTGCTTGATTGCCAGATGTACGTTACACTGGAGCCTTGCCCCATGTGTGCAGGAGCCATTATCCAGTCGAGAGTGCCGCTAGTTGTGTATGGTACGACCGATCCCAAAGCAGGCTGTGCAGGAACACTTATGAATCTGCTGGAGGAGCCGCGCTTTAATCACCGGACAGAAGTCATTCGGAGCGTCCTGCAAGAGGAATGTGCAGGTCTATTGACCTCATTCTTCCGCAAGCTGCGCCAGAAGCCGCAAATCTAA
- a CDS encoding ATP-binding protein produces MSIKTKLSAIIFGSVLLILALNLTLNLYEARSNLRNESVNNMKMTAMQIAVSVEQSSYSSNYVENQIAQNLRMTAIMAAKELDPDIKNVTNKQLKELAAKLGISNISLLVKTENDIVVQKSSEPKEIGLTTKSMGYWYLAFLELLEGQPVSVEKGQALDNFWAGPFEYSTSNPDYIEKWGYYFDGTTNYIIDPYIRSTNVSDYIKVMNPDDIVQQTREVNPGILEVTGINPETFGLASMGPDGKDSVNVKLRNRPIKYGSYIYGHVEEDKAAVMQAISRREPVTLDTEALGKRVLKSFIPIDHPGMDMYVISVVMDYSVISSVLKGQLIKNITTSILLLVIFFLGSYVLAGIVTRPIQDILRKVNDVARGKFDPPLKVDSRDELGQLALRINAMTSHLMEHNRTLGQTLEENRAVKEHLESVINGTSDAIHTVDMEGRIISTNKAFEELYGWSAADAADKMPYLVPATALLQEEERLEELKNGASLPPVETVRLKQDGTLVEVSVSTSVIRDEEGHPHSFVHVSRDMTERNRMEELLRRSEKLTTVGQLAAGVAHEIRNPLTTLQGFLQLQQQKQRIVPLHIELMLSELARINLIVSEFLILAKPQAVHFQLKDVRSILSDVISLLDSQAHLCGIEFETRFSNVSALVHCEENQLKQVFINIVKNSIEAMPEGGIIVLDQQLVQDSVVIRIADQGEGIPEEMLPKLGEPFFTNKETGTGLGLMVSQRIIQAHKGSLEIQSEFGRGAVVTITLPGAAAEPSSAE; encoded by the coding sequence TTGTCCATAAAAACTAAATTATCTGCTATTATTTTCGGATCAGTGCTGCTAATTCTGGCGCTGAATCTGACACTCAACCTGTATGAAGCGCGGAGCAACCTGCGTAATGAGAGTGTCAACAATATGAAAATGACCGCGATGCAGATTGCCGTTTCTGTAGAACAAAGCAGCTATAGCTCTAATTATGTGGAGAACCAGATTGCCCAGAACCTTCGTATGACTGCCATCATGGCCGCCAAGGAACTGGACCCGGATATTAAGAACGTCACCAACAAGCAGCTTAAGGAGCTTGCCGCCAAACTGGGGATCTCCAACATTTCACTGCTCGTGAAGACCGAGAATGATATCGTCGTGCAGAAATCCTCTGAGCCGAAAGAAATCGGCTTAACTACCAAATCGATGGGGTATTGGTATTTGGCGTTTTTGGAGCTCTTGGAGGGTCAGCCAGTTTCAGTAGAGAAGGGACAGGCTTTGGATAATTTCTGGGCAGGGCCCTTTGAATACTCAACCTCGAACCCTGACTATATCGAGAAATGGGGATATTATTTCGATGGAACTACCAATTACATTATTGATCCCTATATTCGCAGCACAAATGTCAGCGATTATATAAAGGTAATGAATCCCGATGACATTGTGCAGCAGACCCGTGAGGTTAATCCAGGGATTCTGGAGGTCACGGGAATTAACCCTGAAACCTTTGGACTGGCCAGCATGGGGCCGGACGGCAAGGACTCTGTCAATGTCAAGCTGCGCAACCGTCCGATTAAATACGGCAGCTATATCTACGGCCATGTAGAGGAGGACAAGGCTGCGGTTATGCAGGCGATCAGCAGGCGGGAGCCGGTAACCTTAGACACGGAGGCTCTTGGCAAAAGGGTGCTCAAGAGCTTTATCCCCATTGACCATCCTGGAATGGACATGTATGTCATCAGCGTGGTGATGGATTATTCCGTCATCTCCTCCGTGCTGAAGGGGCAGCTGATCAAGAATATTACTACCTCTATTCTGCTGCTGGTGATCTTTTTCCTGGGCAGCTATGTACTGGCGGGTATTGTTACCCGGCCGATTCAGGATATTCTAAGAAAAGTAAATGATGTGGCTAGAGGTAAATTTGATCCGCCGCTGAAGGTAGACAGCCGCGATGAGCTGGGCCAGCTGGCCTTGCGTATCAACGCGATGACCTCTCATCTGATGGAGCATAACAGAACGCTGGGTCAGACACTTGAGGAGAATCGTGCGGTCAAAGAACATCTCGAATCCGTGATCAACGGCACCTCGGATGCGATTCATACAGTGGATATGGAAGGCCGGATTATCAGCACCAACAAGGCTTTTGAAGAGCTGTATGGCTGGAGTGCGGCGGATGCGGCGGACAAGATGCCTTATCTGGTACCGGCCACAGCGCTTCTTCAGGAGGAGGAGCGGCTGGAGGAACTGAAGAATGGTGCCTCACTGCCTCCGGTGGAGACAGTGAGGCTGAAGCAGGATGGTACGCTTGTAGAGGTAAGCGTCAGCACTTCGGTCATCCGCGATGAGGAGGGACATCCGCATTCCTTCGTTCACGTCTCACGGGATATGACCGAGCGCAACCGGATGGAGGAGCTGTTGAGACGCTCCGAGAAGCTTACTACTGTAGGCCAGCTGGCAGCAGGTGTAGCGCATGAGATCCGCAATCCGCTGACCACGCTCCAGGGCTTCCTGCAGCTGCAGCAGCAGAAGCAGCGGATCGTCCCGCTGCATATTGAGCTGATGCTGTCGGAATTGGCGCGGATCAATTTGATTGTGAGCGAATTTCTGATTCTCGCCAAACCCCAAGCCGTTCACTTCCAGCTGAAGGATGTGCGGTCCATCCTTAGCGATGTGATCTCGCTCTTGGACAGCCAGGCCCATCTGTGCGGCATTGAATTCGAGACACGGTTCTCCAACGTGTCTGCACTGGTCCATTGTGAAGAGAACCAGCTGAAGCAGGTGTTTATTAATATTGTCAAGAATTCAATCGAAGCCATGCCGGAGGGCGGGATCATTGTTCTCGACCAGCAGCTGGTACAGGACTCCGTAGTCATTAGGATTGCTGACCAGGGGGAGGGTATCCCTGAAGAGATGCTGCCCAAGCTGGGGGAACCCTTTTTCACGAATAAAGAAACGGGCACAGGGCTCGGGCTGATGGTCAGCCAGCGTATTATTCAAGCCCATAAGGGCAGTCTGGAAATACAGAGTGAATTCGGCCGCGGCGCAGTCGTAACCATTACGCTGCCCGGGGCCGCTGCCGAGCCTTCCTCGGCAGAGTAA
- the rluF gene encoding 23S rRNA pseudouridine(2604) synthase RluF has product MRINKFISETGYCSRREADKLVEAGRVTINGAPAVLGSQAVAGDEVQIDGRKLETAATTVYIALNKPVGITSTTEEHIKGNIVDFVGHSERIFPIGRLDKDSEGLILLTNDGDIVNKILRAEGKHEKEYIVTVDRPVTPSFVAGMSTGVKIMGERTLPCEVTRISERVFRIILTEGKNRQIRRMCSAFGYEVRHLQRVRIMNIRLGALRSGEWRELSDQERSELGAMLDYELL; this is encoded by the coding sequence GTGAGAATTAATAAATTCATCAGTGAAACGGGCTATTGCTCACGACGCGAAGCGGATAAGCTGGTGGAAGCAGGCCGTGTTACCATCAACGGAGCACCTGCTGTGCTGGGCAGTCAGGCGGTGGCAGGCGATGAGGTGCAGATTGATGGCAGAAAGCTGGAAACGGCGGCTACGACCGTTTACATCGCTCTCAACAAGCCTGTCGGCATTACTTCGACAACAGAAGAGCATATCAAGGGCAATATTGTTGATTTTGTCGGACACTCTGAACGGATCTTCCCGATCGGCCGCCTGGACAAGGACTCCGAGGGTTTAATTCTGCTGACTAATGATGGCGATATCGTCAATAAGATCCTGCGGGCTGAAGGCAAACATGAGAAAGAATATATCGTTACGGTTGACAGGCCGGTTACGCCGTCATTTGTGGCAGGGATGTCTACCGGTGTGAAGATTATGGGAGAGCGGACCTTGCCCTGCGAGGTGACCCGCATCAGCGAGCGGGTCTTTCGTATTATTCTGACCGAAGGCAAGAACCGGCAGATCCGCCGCATGTGCAGCGCATTCGGTTATGAGGTGCGGCATCTGCAGCGGGTGCGGATCATGAATATCCGCCTGGGAGCCCTGCGGAGCGGCGAGTGGCGGGAGCTGTCTGACCAAGAGAGAAGCGAGCTGGGTGCTATGCTGGATTATGAGCTGCTGTAG
- a CDS encoding flagellar motor protein MotB encodes MSKKTKRHEEHEEHADESWLLPYSDLMTLLVALFLVMYAMSAADAQKFEQMSQAFSSVLNGGSGILNESSATPTQSNLDQGKGEKLDNVVADNTGESEISRLRKQEQQELEKLKKQFDQYIKNNGLTAMLNTKLNQSQLTITISDNALFASGQAFVKDDSRQLAKSISTMLQQFPDYEVLVEGHTDNVPINNFNYTSNWDLSADRALEFMKILLLNTNLDPSKFSPTGQGEYHPIADNSTAVGRAKNRRVEVSIIRKYQDAKQPDDVISTTK; translated from the coding sequence GTGAGCAAAAAGACTAAACGACATGAGGAACACGAAGAGCATGCCGATGAATCCTGGCTGCTGCCTTATTCTGACCTGATGACCTTGCTCGTCGCCCTCTTCCTCGTTATGTATGCCATGAGTGCGGCCGATGCCCAGAAATTCGAACAGATGAGCCAGGCCTTCAGCTCGGTCCTGAATGGCGGTTCCGGGATTCTTAACGAATCCTCTGCCACCCCAACCCAAAGTAATTTGGATCAGGGAAAGGGAGAAAAGCTGGACAACGTAGTTGCAGACAATACCGGGGAATCGGAGATCAGCAGGCTGCGCAAGCAAGAGCAGCAAGAACTGGAGAAGCTTAAGAAGCAATTCGATCAGTACATTAAGAATAATGGTCTGACCGCTATGCTGAATACGAAGCTCAACCAATCCCAGCTGACGATTACAATCAGCGACAACGCCTTGTTCGCTTCTGGCCAGGCCTTCGTCAAGGATGACTCCCGTCAGCTGGCCAAGTCCATCTCCACAATGCTGCAGCAATTCCCTGATTATGAAGTCCTTGTTGAAGGTCACACGGATAATGTTCCGATCAACAATTTCAATTATACTTCCAACTGGGATTTAAGTGCTGACCGGGCCTTGGAATTTATGAAGATCCTTCTGCTGAACACGAATCTTGACCCCAGCAAGTTCAGTCCCACCGGACAAGGGGAATACCACCCGATTGCCGACAACAGTACGGCGGTTGGACGTGCCAAGAACCGCCGTGTTGAGGTGTCGATCATCCGGAAATATCAGGATGCCAAGCAGCCTGACGATGTGATCTCCACCACTAAATAA
- the motA gene encoding flagellar motor stator protein MotA yields the protein MEISSILGLVFGLVAVLWGMLLKHAPLASLNNPAAYVIIFLGTVASIFMAFPMSEVKNIPKLFKILFVKKKMVSKAELITTFMDWASITRREGLLALESKVDEIEDNFLRNGMRMIIDGNDQEFVRDVLMEDIHATEDRHKAGALIFSQAGMYAPTLGVLGAVIGLIAALADMSDMAKLAHAIAGAFIATLLGIFTGYVMWHPMANKLKRLSKREIEVRLMMVEGLLSIQSGVSTIAINQKLAVFLTPTERAKLSSERDGGGSSEQKD from the coding sequence ATGGAAATTTCATCAATACTCGGTTTGGTTTTTGGTTTGGTCGCAGTCCTCTGGGGGATGCTGCTGAAGCACGCTCCTCTGGCAAGCTTAAACAACCCCGCCGCCTATGTCATTATCTTTCTAGGTACAGTCGCTTCGATCTTCATGGCCTTCCCGATGTCGGAGGTCAAGAACATTCCCAAGCTGTTTAAGATTCTTTTTGTGAAGAAGAAGATGGTCAGCAAGGCAGAATTAATAACGACATTCATGGACTGGGCTTCCATTACCCGCCGCGAAGGCTTGCTGGCGCTGGAATCCAAGGTAGATGAAATCGAAGACAACTTCCTCAGAAACGGAATGCGGATGATTATTGACGGCAATGATCAGGAATTCGTCCGCGATGTGCTGATGGAGGATATCCATGCTACAGAGGACCGCCATAAGGCGGGGGCACTGATCTTCTCTCAGGCAGGGATGTACGCTCCAACCCTAGGTGTACTTGGTGCGGTTATCGGTCTGATTGCCGCATTGGCCGATATGAGCGACATGGCCAAGCTGGCCCATGCCATCGCAGGGGCGTTCATCGCCACCCTGCTGGGGATTTTCACCGGTTATGTTATGTGGCATCCGATGGCTAATAAGCTTAAGCGGCTCTCCAAGCGTGAAATTGAAGTGCGGTTGATGATGGTGGAAGGCCTGCTGTCGATTCAATCAGGCGTCTCAACGATAGCGATCAACCAGAAGCTGGCGGTCTTCCTTACCCCTACGGAACGGGCCAAACTGAGCAGCGAGCGGGATGGAGGCGGCTCCAGTGAGCAAAAAGACTAA